Proteins encoded by one window of Mycolicibacterium sp. ND9-15:
- a CDS encoding acyl-CoA dehydrogenase family protein, translating to MDFSRVQLSEDDQTFRDELRGFLRSVVTDEVIRRDRETGENFDEDVHLALGAEGYLAADFKAESEGGFSLVRRRIWELEIGRAHAPWFHWPTTSMVAHCLQQFGSQELQDEVLPRVLSGHVRLCLGYTEPEGGSDVATCKTRAVREADGSSWVINGSKMFTSNAQNAQYVFLITNTDPDAPKHQSLTMFLVPLGSPGIEIQPIRTVDGDRTNITYYSDVRVADRYRVGDVNGGWTVLRDALNAEHGTVERDDEGLHKLATMTEHLLLLAEAVDHIAAVASDEDSVRHRLGRAIARIEAAMSTSDMFGRVANAQTMRDVTPDLMDLLGTASSLPAGVEGAADDGGAEYIFRLAGPTGVYGGTLEVFRNMIAQHALGLGRPNYSPPARRPA from the coding sequence GTGGACTTCTCGCGCGTGCAGCTCAGTGAGGACGACCAGACGTTCCGCGACGAGCTCCGCGGTTTCCTGCGTTCTGTGGTGACCGACGAGGTGATCCGGCGGGACCGCGAAACCGGTGAGAACTTCGATGAGGACGTGCATCTGGCACTGGGCGCCGAGGGCTACCTGGCGGCCGACTTCAAGGCCGAGTCCGAAGGCGGGTTCAGCCTGGTGCGCCGGCGGATCTGGGAGCTCGAGATCGGTCGTGCCCACGCCCCGTGGTTCCACTGGCCCACCACGTCGATGGTCGCGCACTGTCTGCAGCAGTTCGGTTCCCAAGAACTGCAAGACGAAGTGCTGCCGCGGGTGCTTTCGGGGCACGTCCGGCTGTGCCTCGGCTACACCGAGCCCGAAGGCGGCTCTGACGTCGCGACGTGCAAGACGCGCGCGGTGCGGGAGGCGGATGGATCGAGCTGGGTCATCAATGGCTCGAAGATGTTCACGTCGAACGCGCAGAACGCGCAGTACGTCTTCCTGATCACCAACACCGACCCCGATGCGCCGAAACACCAGAGCCTCACCATGTTCCTGGTGCCGCTGGGCTCCCCGGGCATCGAGATCCAGCCGATTCGCACCGTCGACGGCGACCGCACCAACATCACCTACTACAGCGACGTGCGGGTCGCCGACAGGTACCGCGTCGGTGATGTCAACGGTGGCTGGACGGTGTTGCGCGACGCGCTGAACGCCGAACACGGCACCGTCGAACGAGACGACGAGGGCCTGCACAAGCTGGCGACCATGACCGAGCACCTGCTGTTGCTCGCCGAGGCGGTCGACCACATTGCGGCCGTTGCGAGCGACGAGGATTCGGTCAGACACCGCCTCGGTCGCGCGATCGCCCGGATCGAGGCGGCGATGAGCACATCGGACATGTTCGGGCGGGTGGCGAACGCGCAGACGATGCGCGACGTCACGCCGGATCTGATGGACCTGCTGGGTACCGCGTCGAGTCTGCCGGCCGGCGTCGAGGGCGCCGCGGACGACGGGGGAGCGGAGTACATCTTCCGGTTGGCCGGGCCCACCGGAGTCTACGGCGGCACGCTGGAGGTGTTCCGCAACATGATCGCCCAGCATGCGCTGGGGCTCGGACGCCCGAACTACTCGCCGCCGGCCAGGCGCCCGGCCTGA
- a CDS encoding SRPBCC family protein codes for MGIVTTSSETAFSQAPEAIYDFVTNPANWPKTYPTSAHIGGLPDHLPLRVGDTWTETGPDGDRIFTWHLAIAARPTLWVFTSVGRLGHDRDGNGGMEGRITVQYHFTSPGEDITLFTRTMTVEAYKHAPLPDAFFRAVNPAHIDTYHAAIARELA; via the coding sequence TTGGGCATCGTCACCACCAGCTCGGAAACCGCGTTCAGTCAGGCGCCGGAGGCGATCTACGATTTCGTGACGAACCCGGCGAACTGGCCCAAGACCTATCCCACCAGCGCGCACATCGGCGGGCTGCCGGACCACCTGCCGTTGAGGGTCGGCGACACCTGGACCGAGACCGGTCCCGACGGTGACCGCATCTTCACCTGGCACCTCGCCATCGCCGCACGTCCGACCCTGTGGGTTTTCACCTCGGTCGGACGACTCGGCCACGACCGCGACGGCAACGGCGGTATGGAAGGCCGCATCACCGTCCAGTACCACTTCACCAGTCCGGGCGAAGACATCACGCTGTTCACCCGGACGATGACGGTCGAGGCTTACAAGCATGCCCCCCTGCCGGACGCGTTCTTCCGGGCGGTGAACCCGGCGCACATCGACACCTACCACGCCGCGATCGCCCGCGAACTCGCTTGA
- a CDS encoding alpha/beta hydrolase has product MTIIDRLDPALRHLAEARTDLSPGVLGVVRDSLNRRRAETVKTVNDVGVEIENRMARSVPVRIYRGGPAPAPAVIYCHSGAFVLGNLDTDHLQCVELARRGCCTVLSVDYRLAPEHPYPAALDDAAAVLNWATECAAELGIDASRLAVGGTSAGAALAAGLAQRAAESAAPPVLFQLLHQPVLDDRPTGSKNEFATTPGFDAPAAAMMWRHYLADAPAQAAAVPARVTDLSGVPSAFISCSELDPLRDEAVDYARRLMRAGVAAELHVFPGTCHGFDSLAPEWDVSVRLFELAGAALRRALHGS; this is encoded by the coding sequence GTGACCATCATCGACCGTCTCGACCCCGCCTTACGCCACCTGGCGGAGGCCCGCACCGATCTGTCACCCGGAGTGCTCGGCGTTGTTCGCGACTCACTGAACCGGCGTCGGGCCGAAACGGTCAAGACGGTCAACGACGTCGGTGTCGAGATCGAGAATCGGATGGCCCGCTCGGTTCCGGTGCGGATCTACCGCGGCGGACCCGCCCCGGCCCCTGCGGTGATCTATTGCCACTCGGGCGCATTCGTGTTGGGCAACCTCGACACCGACCATCTGCAGTGTGTCGAGTTAGCCAGGCGCGGTTGTTGCACGGTGCTGTCGGTCGACTACCGGTTGGCGCCCGAGCATCCCTACCCGGCGGCGCTGGACGACGCTGCTGCCGTGCTGAACTGGGCGACCGAGTGCGCGGCCGAACTCGGGATCGATGCCTCCAGGCTGGCGGTCGGAGGAACCAGCGCAGGCGCCGCGCTGGCCGCGGGGCTAGCGCAGCGCGCTGCGGAGTCGGCGGCACCGCCGGTGCTGTTCCAGTTGCTGCACCAACCGGTGCTCGACGATCGGCCCACCGGTTCCAAAAACGAGTTCGCCACGACTCCGGGTTTCGACGCCCCCGCGGCCGCGATGATGTGGCGGCATTACCTAGCCGACGCGCCTGCCCAAGCCGCTGCGGTGCCCGCTCGCGTGACCGACTTGTCCGGTGTGCCAAGCGCTTTCATCAGCTGTTCGGAACTCGACCCGCTGCGTGACGAGGCCGTCGATTATGCGAGGCGACTGATGCGCGCCGGTGTCGCCGCCGAACTGCACGTGTTCCCCGGCACCTGTCACGGGTTCGACTCGCTGGCCCCGGAGTGGGACGTCAGCGTCCGGCTGTTCGAGCTTGCGGGCGCGGCGCTGCGGCGTGCGCTGCACGGGAGCTAG
- a CDS encoding flavin-containing monooxygenase, which translates to MNPSVGIIGAGPGGLAMGIFLHEAGFRDFTIFDREDGVGGTWRINTYPGLACDVKSHLYSYSFDLNADWSRLWSGQKEILEYFERCAQRYQLASNLKLNTEIASARWMGDAWQLTSAAGEHYVFDVVVSAVGLFTRPVMPDLVESEPFTGTLMHTARWDHAVDLAGRRVAVLGTGSTAAQLIPEVAKVAERVYSVQRSPTWILPKPDRAYSEREKWVFRNIPLAKRIYRTRLWLRSESNISVIENGSDKTQEFKAIALKALEASVADDGLRDKLTPDHPLGCKRLVFATDYLKALTQPHVEVVASPARTLRARSLVTEDCTELHVDVVLCATGYAAADYLGQIEVVGENGVTLRETWSDGAYAYLGMAVPGFPNFFMLYGPNTNVGSNSVIFMLEAQAHYVMRALKYLRRKGGSYIAVRPQAMTEFLAKIDRWMEGTVWLTRCSNYFRAANGRVVTQWPRSARTFWAMTRRFRATDYTFDPPPKQRVPDTVTQTAARR; encoded by the coding sequence ATGAATCCGTCGGTAGGCATCATCGGCGCCGGACCCGGCGGGCTGGCAATGGGAATCTTCCTCCACGAAGCGGGCTTTCGCGATTTCACGATCTTCGACCGCGAGGACGGCGTCGGCGGAACCTGGCGGATAAACACGTACCCCGGTCTGGCCTGCGATGTGAAGTCACACCTGTACTCCTACTCGTTCGACCTGAACGCCGACTGGTCGCGACTGTGGTCGGGACAGAAGGAGATCCTCGAGTACTTCGAACGCTGTGCGCAGCGCTACCAGCTCGCGTCCAACCTGAAGCTGAACACCGAGATCGCCTCGGCGCGTTGGATGGGCGACGCATGGCAGCTGACCTCGGCCGCCGGCGAACACTACGTGTTCGACGTGGTGGTCTCCGCCGTCGGCCTGTTCACCCGGCCGGTGATGCCCGACCTCGTGGAGTCCGAGCCGTTCACCGGTACGCTGATGCACACGGCGCGGTGGGATCACGCCGTCGACCTCGCGGGCCGGCGAGTCGCCGTGCTGGGCACGGGATCGACCGCGGCACAACTTATTCCAGAGGTCGCCAAGGTCGCCGAACGGGTTTATTCGGTGCAGCGCTCTCCGACATGGATACTGCCCAAGCCCGACCGCGCGTACAGCGAACGCGAGAAGTGGGTATTCCGCAACATTCCGTTGGCCAAGAGGATCTACCGCACCAGGCTGTGGCTGCGCAGCGAGTCGAACATCTCCGTGATCGAGAACGGCAGCGACAAGACGCAGGAATTCAAGGCCATTGCGCTCAAAGCGCTCGAGGCGAGCGTCGCCGACGATGGGTTGCGCGACAAGCTGACTCCCGACCATCCGCTCGGCTGTAAGCGGTTGGTGTTCGCGACCGATTATCTGAAGGCATTGACGCAACCGCACGTGGAGGTCGTCGCCAGCCCGGCACGAACGCTGCGGGCCCGGTCGCTGGTGACCGAAGACTGCACCGAACTCCACGTCGACGTGGTGCTCTGCGCGACGGGCTACGCCGCTGCCGATTACCTGGGGCAGATCGAGGTAGTGGGCGAGAACGGGGTGACGCTGCGCGAAACGTGGAGTGACGGGGCATACGCCTATCTGGGCATGGCGGTGCCGGGCTTCCCGAACTTCTTCATGCTCTACGGGCCCAACACCAACGTCGGCTCCAACAGCGTGATCTTCATGCTCGAGGCGCAGGCGCACTACGTCATGCGTGCGCTGAAGTACCTGCGGCGCAAGGGCGGATCCTATATCGCGGTGCGGCCCCAGGCCATGACGGAGTTCCTGGCCAAGATCGATCGCTGGATGGAGGGCACTGTGTGGCTCACCCGATGCAGCAACTACTTCCGCGCCGCCAACGGACGAGTCGTCACCCAGTGGCCACGCAGCGCGCGCACCTTCTGGGCGATGACCCGGCGGTTCAGGGCAACTGACTACACGTTCGATCCGCCGCCGAAGCAGCGGGTGCCCGACACGGTGACCCAGACGGCGGCGAGACGCTGA
- a CDS encoding SDR family NAD(P)-dependent oxidoreductase, whose amino-acid sequence MTSTDRVALVTGAARGQGAAIVRRLRGDGFRVAACDLLVDELTRTVAEGGDDGVIAVGLDVTSAEQWTAAVETVAARFGPVTTLVNNAGVLHRAALADETLAGFESSWRVNCLGPFLGIQATLDHLCRAHDAAIVNTCSTGAMRAFPNHAAYGSSKWALRGLTQICAAELAPKGIRVNAVFPGPIATPMLDDATQTRLTATFGRLGQPKEVADAVAYLVSDHASFITGAELAVDGGQCLRIG is encoded by the coding sequence ATGACGTCGACGGATCGCGTCGCCTTGGTGACGGGGGCCGCCCGGGGCCAGGGCGCGGCGATCGTGCGGCGGCTTCGCGGGGACGGCTTTCGTGTCGCGGCATGTGACCTGCTGGTCGACGAATTGACCCGCACAGTCGCGGAAGGCGGTGACGACGGCGTCATCGCGGTCGGCCTCGATGTGACCTCCGCCGAGCAGTGGACGGCGGCGGTGGAAACCGTCGCCGCACGGTTCGGGCCGGTGACGACGCTGGTGAACAACGCCGGGGTGCTGCACCGTGCGGCACTGGCGGACGAGACCCTCGCGGGATTCGAAAGCAGCTGGCGCGTCAACTGTCTCGGGCCGTTCCTGGGCATCCAGGCGACACTCGACCACCTCTGCCGAGCCCACGACGCGGCGATCGTGAACACCTGCAGTACCGGCGCCATGCGAGCGTTCCCGAACCATGCCGCCTACGGCTCGTCGAAGTGGGCGCTGCGCGGCCTCACCCAGATCTGCGCTGCCGAACTGGCTCCCAAAGGTATCCGCGTCAATGCGGTGTTCCCCGGTCCGATCGCGACGCCCATGCTGGACGACGCGACACAGACCAGGTTGACCGCGACGTTCGGTCGGCTCGGCCAGCCAAAGGAGGTGGCCGACGCGGTCGCCTATCTGGTGTCGGATCACGCGTCGTTCATCACCGGTGCGGAGCTCGCAGTGGACGGAGGCCAATGTCTCCGAATCGGATGA
- a CDS encoding HpcH/HpaI aldolase family protein translates to MTPSRLQDALADKERVWGGWVVGPTVIGPEEFARAGYDYVGFDIQHGYLDDADVALLLRRCEHVPIATAVRVGSTDPGPIGRVLDAGADAVIVAMVESPEQAAASVAATRYAPAGVRSYGPLSPSIGREPAAHEERATVFVMIESARGLTAAEEICATPGLSGIYVGPADLAISLGYTPAEAWTTPAVQDAIARIGTAATDAGLVAGIHAGSGKAARAMTELGFRMLTLASESQALRHGAAEILREVR, encoded by the coding sequence ATGACCCCGAGCAGGCTGCAGGACGCGCTCGCCGACAAGGAGCGGGTGTGGGGTGGCTGGGTCGTCGGCCCCACCGTCATCGGTCCCGAGGAGTTCGCCCGCGCCGGTTACGACTACGTCGGATTCGACATCCAGCACGGCTATCTCGACGACGCTGACGTCGCGCTCCTGCTGCGGCGGTGCGAACATGTGCCGATCGCGACCGCAGTGCGCGTGGGATCGACCGATCCCGGGCCGATCGGCCGGGTGCTCGACGCGGGCGCCGACGCCGTGATCGTGGCGATGGTCGAATCGCCCGAGCAAGCCGCCGCGTCGGTCGCCGCGACGCGCTACGCGCCTGCGGGAGTGCGCAGTTACGGGCCTCTCAGTCCCAGCATCGGCCGCGAGCCCGCCGCACACGAAGAGCGGGCCACCGTGTTCGTGATGATCGAGAGTGCGCGGGGGTTGACCGCGGCCGAAGAGATCTGCGCAACGCCGGGCCTTTCCGGCATCTATGTCGGCCCGGCGGACCTGGCGATCTCGCTCGGGTACACACCTGCAGAAGCCTGGACCACCCCAGCGGTGCAAGACGCGATCGCCCGAATCGGAACCGCCGCCACGGACGCCGGGTTGGTCGCGGGCATCCACGCCGGGTCGGGGAAGGCCGCGAGGGCGATGACGGAGTTGGGCTTTCGAATGCTGACCCTGGCGTCGGAGTCTCAGGCGCTGCGCCACGGTGCGGCCGAGATCCTGCGGGAGGTTCGATGA
- a CDS encoding zinc-binding dehydrogenase: MWSYRLVAPYTFERDEIPEKTPESLGDRQVLLRFHAAGVCGSDLPPFRGVRGKIAGDRGRSAAEMPGFPIHEVVGEVIASRHRSHGLGDRVVGWASGFDGLMQQVVADGDGLAYYDPRLGPQHAVALQPLACVLYAIEQLPKLKGLHVAVIGQGSIGLLFSYVAKAFGARRVTGVDPVDRDAVAKEFGVDAIVRATSDRWVSHLEAGDRPDVVIEAVGHQVATLGHAIEAAAPGGTVFYFGVPDDDSYPVNMRTMLRNNLTLKSGVTLDRRRMLTAADEFARRHPDLIPAYVTHTFGVEDTQAAFELACRPAPDRIKIAIVE; the protein is encoded by the coding sequence ATGTGGTCATACCGGCTGGTTGCGCCGTATACGTTCGAACGAGACGAGATTCCGGAGAAAACGCCTGAGTCGCTGGGCGACCGACAGGTGCTGCTGCGCTTCCATGCCGCAGGTGTCTGCGGCAGCGACCTGCCGCCGTTTCGGGGCGTACGCGGCAAGATCGCGGGTGATCGAGGGCGCAGCGCGGCCGAGATGCCGGGCTTTCCCATCCACGAGGTGGTCGGGGAGGTCATCGCGAGCCGGCACCGCAGCCACGGCCTGGGGGACCGGGTGGTCGGCTGGGCATCCGGCTTCGACGGGTTGATGCAACAGGTGGTCGCCGACGGTGACGGGCTCGCCTACTACGACCCCAGACTCGGTCCACAGCACGCCGTCGCGCTGCAGCCGCTGGCCTGTGTGCTCTACGCGATCGAACAGCTGCCCAAGCTGAAGGGATTGCACGTCGCCGTGATCGGGCAGGGCTCGATCGGTCTGCTGTTCTCCTATGTCGCAAAGGCTTTCGGGGCACGTCGGGTGACCGGGGTCGATCCCGTCGACCGCGACGCGGTCGCCAAGGAGTTCGGCGTCGACGCGATCGTGCGTGCCACCAGCGACCGCTGGGTGAGCCACCTCGAGGCTGGTGACCGACCCGATGTCGTGATCGAAGCCGTCGGCCACCAGGTCGCCACCCTCGGACACGCGATCGAGGCCGCCGCACCGGGTGGAACCGTCTTCTACTTCGGGGTGCCCGACGACGACAGCTACCCGGTCAACATGCGCACCATGCTGCGCAACAACCTGACGCTGAAGTCAGGCGTGACACTCGATCGGCGCCGCATGCTGACCGCGGCCGACGAGTTCGCGCGGCGCCATCCCGACCTCATACCCGCCTACGTGACCCACACATTCGGCGTCGAGGACACTCAGGCGGCGTTCGAACTCGCGTGCCGGCCGGCACCGGACCGCATCAAGATCGCGATCGTGGAATGA
- a CDS encoding cytochrome P450 — translation MSNSVLQDFSYDPFDPAVMADPLSYYRTMRDRHPVYYVDKWDTYALSRFDDIWRVLETNDGTFVASEGTLPAATVLATHNDGPVPDPPLHPMPFHANFDAPIYDTVRRCTSAPFRPKSVSKLANRIRTLANERLDELLPRGRFDLTQEYGGIVAASVVCELLGLPVDLAADVLATVNAGSLAQPGSGVEVANARPGYLEYLIPIIQRSRTCPGLNAVADNLIDYRLPDGSAFDDAEAATQMLGIFIGGTETVPKIVAHGLWELGLRPDQLSAVRADLEANVPVAREEMIRYCAPAQWFARTVRKPFTIHDTTIRPGQRIISLLASANRDERQYPDPDAFVWDRRIERLLAFGRGQHFCMGVHLARLEIGIMVTEWLKRVTDWRVDHQAAFRPPSSFQWGWSSVPVEAQVEGA, via the coding sequence ATGAGCAATTCTGTGTTACAGGACTTCTCCTACGATCCGTTCGACCCGGCGGTGATGGCCGACCCGCTGTCGTACTACCGGACGATGCGCGATCGGCATCCGGTGTACTACGTCGACAAATGGGACACCTACGCCCTGTCGCGCTTCGACGACATCTGGCGGGTGCTCGAGACGAACGATGGCACGTTCGTCGCATCGGAGGGAACGCTGCCCGCCGCAACGGTTCTGGCCACCCATAACGACGGTCCGGTGCCCGACCCGCCGCTGCATCCGATGCCGTTCCACGCGAATTTCGATGCACCGATCTACGACACCGTGCGCCGTTGCACGTCGGCCCCGTTCCGGCCGAAATCGGTGAGCAAGTTGGCCAACCGCATCCGCACCCTGGCCAACGAGCGCCTCGACGAGTTGCTGCCGCGCGGGCGTTTCGACCTCACGCAGGAGTACGGCGGAATCGTCGCTGCATCCGTGGTATGCGAGCTTCTCGGCCTGCCTGTCGATCTCGCGGCCGATGTGCTGGCCACCGTCAACGCGGGCAGCCTTGCGCAGCCGGGCAGCGGGGTGGAGGTGGCCAACGCCCGGCCGGGTTATCTGGAGTACCTCATCCCCATCATTCAGCGCAGCAGGACCTGTCCGGGGCTGAACGCAGTCGCCGACAACCTGATCGACTACCGGCTGCCGGACGGATCGGCGTTCGACGATGCCGAGGCTGCCACCCAGATGCTCGGAATCTTCATCGGCGGAACCGAAACCGTGCCCAAGATCGTCGCGCACGGCCTGTGGGAGCTCGGCCTTCGGCCCGACCAGTTGTCCGCCGTGCGTGCTGACCTCGAGGCCAACGTCCCCGTGGCGCGTGAGGAGATGATTCGCTATTGCGCACCGGCGCAGTGGTTCGCGCGCACCGTTCGCAAGCCGTTCACCATCCACGACACCACGATCCGGCCCGGTCAACGGATCATCAGCCTGTTGGCATCGGCCAACCGCGACGAACGCCAGTATCCCGACCCGGATGCGTTCGTCTGGGACCGCCGCATCGAGCGTCTGCTGGCATTCGGCCGCGGACAACACTTCTGCATGGGTGTACACCTGGCGCGGCTGGAGATCGGGATCATGGTGACCGAGTGGCTCAAGCGTGTCACCGACTGGCGCGTTGACCACCAGGCCGCATTCCGGCCGCCGTCGAGCTTTCAGTGGGGCTGGAGCAGTGTTCCCGTGGAGGCCCAGGTGGAGGGCGCGTGA
- a CDS encoding NIPSNAP family protein — translation MKKYYGHTLLYLHQTIELGSGRADRFVGDERSREEQFTEVFGDVYHPMMADLGARLFAIWGTTPYNGHWPQLTVIWEIDGFADYARIGKAQARGGSHEEAAAKWSTFLAEIGASGEGRIMYAGKYNRTLAQLQEADFGAGLVIQEIMQTKPGRQDDYIRELERLYVPWSERTGKRWLGSFITTFRFNEVIHYWALDDDWDCFANHYPSWKDSPPAEIVTWMSVAPALRDGWEDSILAALPPSPLQ, via the coding sequence ATGAAGAAGTACTACGGTCACACTCTGCTCTACCTTCACCAGACCATCGAGCTGGGGTCGGGCCGCGCCGACCGCTTTGTCGGCGACGAGCGCTCACGCGAAGAGCAATTCACGGAGGTTTTCGGCGACGTCTATCACCCGATGATGGCGGACCTAGGTGCGCGGTTGTTCGCGATCTGGGGGACAACGCCTTACAACGGGCACTGGCCACAGTTGACGGTGATCTGGGAGATCGACGGATTCGCCGACTATGCGCGGATCGGCAAGGCGCAGGCCAGGGGCGGCAGCCACGAGGAAGCGGCCGCGAAATGGTCGACGTTCCTCGCCGAGATCGGTGCGTCGGGTGAGGGCCGCATCATGTACGCGGGCAAGTACAACCGGACACTGGCGCAACTACAGGAGGCCGACTTCGGCGCCGGCCTGGTGATACAGGAGATCATGCAGACCAAACCCGGTCGCCAGGACGACTACATCCGCGAGTTGGAACGCCTCTACGTGCCATGGTCCGAACGCACCGGGAAGCGTTGGCTCGGTTCGTTCATCACCACGTTCCGTTTCAACGAGGTGATCCACTACTGGGCGCTCGACGACGACTGGGACTGTTTCGCCAACCACTATCCGTCATGGAAGGACAGTCCACCCGCCGAAATCGTCACATGGATGAGCGTTGCGCCGGCACTGCGCGACGGCTGGGAAGACTCGATCCTGGCTGCCCTACCGCCCTCGCCGCTGCAATGA
- a CDS encoding SMP-30/gluconolactonase/LRE family protein, translated as MTPTPLANGFCFGEGPRWFEGLLWFSDMLGEAVHTVDMHGGLTTLPLPGHHPSGLGFRPDGSLLISSTKKCRVLRYDGENVTEIADLSMTVPASLGDMVVDDDGRAYVGSQAREGGLIVRLDPDGTSTVVADDLDFPNGMVITPDRATLIVAESIGRRLTAYAIAADGSLTDRRTFADGLDGPPDGICLDAEGGVWTAMTLAHQFERIIEGGVVTDRVDIGERTAIACALGGPERRTLFLLSSTDAYPQRLIGTKLSRVDATTVGIPGAGLP; from the coding sequence GTGACGCCGACGCCGCTGGCGAACGGATTCTGCTTCGGAGAGGGGCCGCGCTGGTTCGAAGGTCTGCTGTGGTTCTCCGACATGCTCGGCGAAGCGGTGCACACCGTCGATATGCATGGGGGCCTCACCACGCTGCCGCTGCCCGGCCACCACCCCTCCGGCCTGGGCTTTCGGCCCGACGGGTCGCTCCTCATCTCCTCCACCAAAAAGTGCCGGGTGCTCCGTTACGACGGCGAGAACGTGACCGAGATCGCCGACCTGTCCATGACGGTGCCGGCCAGCCTGGGCGACATGGTCGTCGACGACGACGGCCGCGCCTACGTCGGGTCCCAAGCCCGAGAAGGTGGGCTGATCGTGCGCCTCGACCCCGACGGCACCTCCACGGTCGTGGCCGACGACCTCGACTTCCCCAACGGGATGGTCATCACACCCGACCGCGCGACCCTGATCGTCGCCGAGTCGATTGGGCGGCGCCTGACCGCGTACGCCATCGCTGCGGACGGCTCGCTGACCGACCGTCGGACGTTCGCCGACGGGCTCGACGGACCACCGGACGGCATCTGTCTGGACGCCGAAGGCGGGGTCTGGACCGCGATGACGCTTGCTCATCAGTTCGAGCGGATCATCGAAGGCGGCGTCGTCACCGACCGCGTCGACATCGGCGAGCGGACCGCGATCGCCTGCGCGCTCGGCGGTCCCGAGCGGCGCACGCTGTTTCTGTTGTCCAGCACCGACGCGTACCCGCAGCGGCTGATCGGCACCAAGCTGTCGCGCGTCGATGCGACCACCGTCGGCATACCGGGAGCGGGGCTGCCATGA
- a CDS encoding thioesterase family protein, with protein MSDSYYELVDDADQLGEKFRATDLVRSTWSAAIQHGAPVSALLVRALERCVAGDDTRLSRVLIDLLGGVPAAGDLWVRSRIERSGKQIQLLSAELLAQGPDGEPRPVAKASGWRLKTVDTRALLHAPAPPLRPLSEARSRDMKKDWDRNYVHSVDWRWLTEPLCEGPGESWLRPEVDLVKGETMTPLERLFAVADDANGIGTKLDIRKWTFMNTDLVVHVHRIPAGEWIGIRAETSYGPDGIGTTLGTLFDEIGAVGAIQQSVLIRPTGGAGVGESKPDR; from the coding sequence ATGAGCGATTCCTATTACGAACTCGTCGACGACGCCGACCAACTCGGCGAGAAGTTCCGCGCCACCGACCTCGTGCGCAGCACCTGGTCGGCCGCGATCCAACACGGTGCGCCGGTGTCGGCCCTGCTGGTGCGGGCCCTCGAACGTTGCGTGGCCGGCGACGACACCCGGTTGAGCCGGGTGCTGATCGACCTGCTCGGCGGTGTGCCCGCCGCGGGTGACTTGTGGGTGCGGTCGCGAATCGAGCGGTCCGGCAAGCAGATCCAACTTCTCAGCGCAGAGCTGCTCGCGCAGGGTCCGGACGGCGAGCCGCGACCCGTCGCGAAGGCGAGCGGGTGGAGGTTGAAAACCGTCGACACCCGGGCCCTGCTGCACGCGCCGGCGCCGCCGCTGCGCCCGCTCTCCGAGGCGAGGAGCCGGGACATGAAGAAGGACTGGGACCGCAACTACGTGCACAGCGTGGACTGGCGGTGGCTGACCGAACCGCTGTGCGAGGGCCCCGGCGAGTCGTGGCTCCGCCCGGAGGTCGACCTGGTCAAAGGCGAGACCATGACGCCGCTGGAGCGGTTGTTTGCGGTCGCCGATGACGCCAACGGCATCGGCACCAAACTCGACATCCGCAAGTGGACGTTCATGAACACCGACCTGGTCGTGCACGTGCACCGCATCCCGGCGGGCGAGTGGATCGGCATCCGCGCCGAAACCAGCTACGGCCCCGACGGCATCGGAACGACGCTGGGCACGCTGTTCGACGAGATCGGCGCGGTCGGCGCGATACAACAGTCCGTGCTCATCCGGCCGACGGGTGGAGCCGGGGTGGGAGAGAGCAAGCCCGACCGCTGA
- a CDS encoding ferredoxin produces the protein MRVEVDLDKCTGHGICESIAEEVFEVGDDGIVVIGEVERPESDRERMQRAVTQCPAAALRIIG, from the coding sequence ATGCGCGTCGAAGTCGATCTCGACAAGTGCACTGGACACGGCATCTGCGAGTCGATCGCCGAGGAGGTGTTCGAGGTGGGTGACGACGGCATCGTGGTGATCGGCGAGGTCGAGCGGCCGGAATCCGACCGGGAGCGCATGCAACGGGCCGTGACGCAGTGCCCCGCCGCCGCGTTGCGAATCATCGGCTGA